In the Leptospira limi genome, one interval contains:
- a CDS encoding SPFH domain-containing protein, which translates to MEFVYLAFWAVVAIYLIYKIFRCIRIIPAQDVLIVERLGKYSRSLRAGFHILIPFIDRDAYYHTLKEQSIDVQPQICITHDNVQVKVDGVIYLKIIDPVRASYGIEDFQFAAIQLAQTTMRSVIGTMELDKTIGEKDLINSTIVAAIDQASEPWGIKVNRYEILNIVPPKSVLDAMEKEKKAQIAKRSQVLLSEGERDARINRSLGFKEEAVNKSEGEKQRRINSAEGKATEIEALAVATAKGIEAIAGAISDQGGASAIKLQITKAFIQNFLHVAKESTEILIPADVMNLPTLIANLTEAKKPKA; encoded by the coding sequence ATGGAATTTGTTTATTTAGCATTTTGGGCCGTTGTTGCCATCTATCTGATTTATAAAATCTTCCGATGCATTCGTATCATTCCTGCACAAGATGTTCTCATTGTGGAAAGGCTTGGGAAGTATTCTCGTTCCTTACGAGCAGGGTTTCATATCCTCATCCCGTTCATTGATCGAGATGCGTATTACCACACATTAAAAGAACAATCAATTGATGTCCAACCTCAGATTTGTATCACACATGATAACGTCCAAGTAAAGGTGGATGGTGTGATTTACTTAAAAATCATCGATCCAGTGCGTGCCTCTTATGGAATTGAAGACTTTCAATTTGCTGCCATCCAACTCGCACAAACAACAATGCGTTCGGTGATTGGAACTATGGAACTTGACAAAACCATCGGGGAAAAAGATTTAATTAACTCGACCATTGTTGCAGCGATTGACCAAGCATCAGAACCTTGGGGGATCAAAGTGAATCGATACGAAATTTTAAACATTGTTCCACCTAAATCTGTGTTAGATGCCATGGAGAAAGAGAAAAAAGCACAAATTGCAAAACGTTCCCAAGTGCTTTTATCAGAAGGGGAAAGAGATGCTCGTATCAACCGCTCCCTCGGTTTCAAAGAGGAAGCAGTGAACAAATCGGAAGGGGAAAAACAACGAAGGATCAACTCAGCAGAAGGAAAGGCAACAGAGATTGAAGCTTTGGCTGTCGCTACTGCCAAAGGGATTGAAGCCATAGCCGGTGCCATTTCCGACCAAGGTGGTGCTTCGGCAATCAAACTGCAAATCACCAAAGCCTTTATCCAAAACTTCTTACACGTAGCCAAAGAAAGTACGGAAATTCTCATCCCAGCAGATGTGATGAATTTACCAACTCTCATTGCCAACCTAACAGAAGCCAAAAAGCCAAAGGCATAG
- a CDS encoding SPFH domain-containing protein → MGATVIVVFLVVVYIIKKTIIIVPEQSVFIKERLGVLNGVLKSGFYFMIPFVDQIRYRQNLKEQTIDIDPQVCITKDNVSVEVDGVLYLKVIDGEKASYGIDNFMLATTQLAQTTLRSEIGKLIFDNLLSERDEINGRVVSNIDRATDPWGIKVTRYEIRNITPPKQILIEMENQMKSERERRAEITISQGEKESRVNHSVGERQESINISEGEKIRLVNEADGRAQEITLISNATAKGLQLISEAISKKGGKEAVSLQITQEYLDALGHILKTSKTTVVPETLANIGGVFEGLSKITTKIPQVGE, encoded by the coding sequence ATGGGCGCAACCGTCATCGTTGTCTTTTTGGTAGTAGTTTATATCATCAAAAAAACAATCATCATCGTACCAGAACAAAGTGTTTTTATTAAAGAAAGATTAGGTGTTTTAAATGGAGTTTTAAAATCGGGGTTTTATTTTATGATCCCATTTGTCGACCAAATTCGTTACAGACAAAACCTGAAAGAACAAACCATTGATATCGATCCACAAGTTTGTATCACAAAAGACAACGTATCCGTAGAAGTAGATGGAGTTTTGTATCTAAAAGTCATCGATGGTGAAAAGGCTTCTTACGGAATTGATAACTTTATGTTAGCAACCACCCAACTTGCACAAACCACACTTCGCTCTGAAATTGGTAAGTTGATTTTTGATAACTTACTGTCTGAAAGAGATGAAATCAATGGTCGAGTTGTTTCCAATATTGACAGAGCCACAGACCCTTGGGGTATCAAAGTCACTCGTTATGAAATCCGCAATATCACTCCACCAAAACAAATTTTGATTGAGATGGAAAACCAAATGAAATCAGAACGGGAACGCCGCGCTGAAATCACCATTTCACAAGGAGAAAAAGAATCTCGAGTCAATCATTCCGTTGGCGAAAGACAAGAATCTATCAATATCTCCGAAGGGGAAAAAATCCGTTTGGTGAATGAAGCAGACGGTCGTGCACAGGAAATCACACTCATCTCCAACGCAACTGCAAAAGGCCTTCAACTCATCTCAGAAGCCATTAGTAAAAAAGGCGGAAAGGAAGCTGTGAGTTTACAAATCACACAGGAGTATTTGGATGCCCTCGGTCATATCTTAAAAACATCCAAAACAACTGTGGTTCCAGAAACCTTAGCCAATATCGGTGGAGTGTTCGAAGGGCTTTCCAAAATCACAACTAAAATCCCACAGGTAGGAGAATAA
- a CDS encoding NfeD family protein yields the protein MDLILANTAYLWILMGIVLLFSEFLLPGTFVMFLGVGAIFTGILSRLVPMELYTEVIIWVVSSLISILLGGSLIKKFFKSESSVDPFIQDDYLNQIVPVETDILVNRHGGKIRFQGTVWDAISKDSKIPKGEYVKILSRENLTFTVEKVES from the coding sequence TTGGATTTGATTTTGGCAAACACAGCTTACTTATGGATTTTAATGGGAATCGTTCTCCTCTTTTCTGAATTCCTTTTGCCTGGAACCTTTGTGATGTTTTTAGGAGTTGGTGCCATTTTTACTGGTATCCTTTCCCGTTTGGTTCCCATGGAGTTATATACCGAAGTCATCATTTGGGTGGTTTCCAGTTTGATTTCGATCCTACTTGGTGGATCCCTCATTAAAAAGTTTTTTAAATCAGAATCAAGTGTGGATCCTTTTATCCAAGATGATTATCTAAACCAAATTGTACCTGTTGAAACTGATATTTTGGTGAACCGCCATGGCGGAAAAATCCGTTTCCAAGGGACTGTTTGGGATGCAATTTCGAAAGATTCAAAAATCCCAAAAGGGGAATATGTAAAGATTCTCTCGCGTGAGAATTTGACTTTCACTGTCGAAAAAGTAGAATCATAA
- a CDS encoding heme-binding domain-containing protein gives MKRILYLLLSVFLFFQLFPVPRENPPVTSEIVVSDEVKQILKRSCYDCHSNETTWPFYSYVFPVSYLVSNHVTEGREELNFSEFGKLPERKQNKKIYEVWEQVDEGEMPPIDYRLMHPSAKLSEKDKEVLKNWANQFSEESE, from the coding sequence GTGAAACGAATATTGTACCTTCTTTTATCTGTTTTCCTATTTTTCCAACTGTTTCCTGTACCCAGAGAAAATCCACCAGTAACATCTGAAATTGTTGTTTCTGATGAAGTGAAACAAATTCTAAAACGAAGTTGTTACGATTGCCACTCGAATGAAACCACTTGGCCTTTTTATTCCTATGTGTTTCCAGTTTCCTATTTGGTCTCAAACCATGTGACCGAAGGAAGAGAAGAATTGAATTTTTCTGAATTTGGGAAATTGCCAGAACGAAAACAAAACAAAAAAATATATGAAGTTTGGGAACAAGTGGATGAAGGGGAAATGCCACCTATCGATTACCGTTTGATGCACCCAAGTGCCAAGTTATCCGAGAAAGACAAAGAGGTTTTAAAAAACTGGGCAAACCAATTCAGTGAGGAATCGGAATGA